From the genome of Vicia villosa cultivar HV-30 ecotype Madison, WI linkage group LG2, Vvil1.0, whole genome shotgun sequence, one region includes:
- the LOC131648360 gene encoding uncharacterized protein LOC131648360 isoform X2 produces MDTNNVTQNEGDWKANLRPGVREGVLRIMLKQHIPIVSVQEESDEFRKIVQKIEEDIFSVATSKAQYLRAIVCKTRQITRCQDMLEHIIHEMQNGLDISNF; encoded by the exons ATGGATACCAATAATGTAACACAGAATGAAGGTGATTGGAAAGCTAACTTGCGGCCTGGAGTGCGTGAAGGAGTACTTAGAATAAT GTTAAAGCAACATATTCCTATTGTTTCTGTTCAAGAGGAATCAGATGAATTTCGAAAGATTGTCCAAAAGATTGAAGAGGATATTTTTTCTGTTGCAACAAGCAAG GCTCAATATCTAAGGGCAATAGTTTGCAAGACTCGTCAAATAACTAGATGTCAGGACATGTTGGAGCATATAATCCATGAAATGCAAAATGGATTAGATATATCTAATTTCTAA
- the LOC131648360 gene encoding mediator of RNA polymerase II transcription subunit 15a-like isoform X1, which yields MDTNNVTQNEGDWKANLRPGVREGVLRIIMNRLKQHIPIVSVQEESDEFRKIVQKIEEDIFSVATSKAQYLRAIVCKTRQITRCQDMLEHIIHEMQNGLDISNF from the exons ATGGATACCAATAATGTAACACAGAATGAAGGTGATTGGAAAGCTAACTTGCGGCCTGGAGTGCGTGAAGGAGTACTTAGAATAAT AATGAACAGGTTAAAGCAACATATTCCTATTGTTTCTGTTCAAGAGGAATCAGATGAATTTCGAAAGATTGTCCAAAAGATTGAAGAGGATATTTTTTCTGTTGCAACAAGCAAG GCTCAATATCTAAGGGCAATAGTTTGCAAGACTCGTCAAATAACTAGATGTCAGGACATGTTGGAGCATATAATCCATGAAATGCAAAATGGATTAGATATATCTAATTTCTAA
- the LOC131648361 gene encoding glyoxylase I 4-like, which produces MEGITGNPLCLKSLNHISLICKSLDESINFYQNILGFIPIRRPGSFDFEGAWLFGYGIGIHLLQTKKAENIPMKKEINPKDKHISFQCESMGLVQKCLEEMKIDFARALVEENGVKVDQLFFHDPDGFMIEICNCDNLPVIPLVGDMARSCSRLNHEIMQQQIHQVVNQI; this is translated from the exons ATGGAAGGCATTACAGGAAATCCTTTATGCCTAAAATCATTGAATCATATCTCTCTTATCTGTAAATCGTTAGATGAATCTATCAACTTCTATCAAAATATTCTTGGATTCATTCCCATTAGAAGgcctggatcatttgattttgAAGGGGCATG GCTATTTGGCTATGGAATCGGAATTCACCTTCTTCAGACGAAGAAGGCTGAAAATATTCCAATGAAAAAGGAAATTAATCCAAAAGATAAACATATATCATTCCAG TGTGAAAGTATGGGATTAGTACAAAAATGTTTGGAGGAGATGAAGATTGATTTTGCTCGTGCATTGGTCGAAGAAAATGGAGTTAAAGTTGATCAGTTATTTTTCCATGATCCAGATGGATTCATGATTGAGATATGTAATTGTGATAATCTACCCGTTATTCCATTAGTTGGTGATATGGCTAGATCATGCTCTAGACTCAATCATGAGATCATGCAACAACAGATACATCAAGTTGTAAACCAaatttga